The following coding sequences lie in one Candidatus Eremiobacterota bacterium genomic window:
- a CDS encoding FAD-dependent oxidoreductase, with protein sequence MLAPYTERIANESLRALCALSLQEYPNFVARVREAGGVEPQLRLDGVLYAAFDDEEYESLRARAADLRARGIDCELLDRASVLAGDAWLGAGLTGGLLKRSEGYVDNRRLGRALVAACAARGVRIEQSFSTSVECDSRRVLGVRTDRGFVASRAVVNACGAWSARLAGVPPACVPPVEPIKGQMIALNVPIGFVRRATWVPGAYLVPRDDGRLLIGATVEAAGFDERVTAEGVHALLHAALAAAPALAGFSITESWAGIRPGTPDELPFLGATPLEGLFLATGHFRNGILLAPATARLIADAIESRPSATLDPFGLGRLGTKRPRTERITSR encoded by the coding sequence TCGCACGCGTTCGCGAGGCCGGCGGCGTCGAGCCACAGCTGCGGCTCGACGGGGTCTTGTATGCGGCCTTTGACGACGAAGAATACGAATCGCTCCGCGCGCGCGCTGCGGACCTGCGAGCTCGCGGCATCGATTGCGAGCTTCTCGACCGTGCCAGCGTACTGGCTGGCGACGCATGGCTTGGAGCCGGCCTCACGGGCGGGTTGCTCAAACGATCGGAGGGATACGTCGATAACCGCCGGCTTGGCCGCGCCCTCGTCGCCGCCTGCGCGGCGCGCGGCGTGCGGATCGAGCAGAGCTTTTCGACGTCGGTCGAGTGCGATTCTCGCAGGGTGCTCGGGGTGCGCACCGACCGCGGATTCGTCGCATCGCGCGCGGTCGTCAACGCGTGTGGTGCGTGGAGTGCTCGCCTTGCCGGCGTGCCGCCGGCGTGCGTTCCCCCCGTCGAGCCGATCAAGGGACAGATGATCGCGTTAAACGTACCGATCGGATTCGTGCGACGCGCTACGTGGGTGCCGGGAGCGTACCTGGTACCTCGCGACGACGGGCGACTATTGATCGGTGCGACCGTGGAGGCCGCCGGCTTCGACGAACGCGTGACCGCCGAAGGCGTTCACGCACTCTTGCACGCCGCTTTGGCCGCCGCGCCGGCGTTGGCAGGCTTCTCGATAACCGAGAGCTGGGCGGGGATTCGGCCGGGAACGCCCGACGAGCTTCCTTTTCTTGGCGCAACGCCGCTCGAGGGCTTGTTCCTGGCGACCGGACATTTCCGCAATGGAATCTTGCTCGCGCCCGCAACCGCGCGCTTGATCGCCGATGCCATCGAAAGCCGCCCGAGTGCGACGCTCGACCCCTTCGGGCTCGGCCGCCTCGGCACGAAACGGCCCAGGACGGAACGAATCACCTCGAGGTGA
- the thiS gene encoding sulfur carrier protein ThiS yields MRATINGRLREFPNELTVAELLEILGSARAGVAVARNEQVVVRAEYGRQRVCEGDRVEIIEAVAGG; encoded by the coding sequence GTGAGAGCAACGATCAACGGACGGCTGCGCGAGTTTCCAAACGAGCTAACCGTCGCGGAGCTTCTCGAAATTCTCGGCTCCGCTCGCGCTGGAGTCGCCGTTGCCCGCAACGAGCAAGTCGTCGTTCGCGCCGAATACGGACGTCAGCGCGTCTGCGAGGGCGACCGCGTCGAAATTATCGAAGCGGTCGCAGGTGGCTAG
- a CDS encoding thiazole synthase, translated as MDGDTFKIGRHEFDSRLIVGTGKYPSLAVMQAAHAASGAAMVTVAIRRINLDDAEGKTLLEYIDRDRYKILPNTAGCYSAKEAVLTAQLARELLETDLIKLEVIGDAQTLYPHSQETLLAAEELVKQGFTVLPYIGDDPVACTHLEEIGCAAVMPLAAPIGSGLGVCNPYSIRIIRERTTIPVIVDAGVGTASDAAIAMELGVDGLLMNTGIGLARDPALMAAAMKHAVIAGREAFLAGRMEKRLYASASSPMKDLISTSR; from the coding sequence ATGGATGGGGACACGTTCAAGATCGGACGGCACGAATTCGATTCACGTTTGATCGTCGGCACGGGAAAGTATCCCTCGCTTGCGGTGATGCAAGCGGCGCACGCCGCGAGCGGCGCGGCGATGGTGACCGTAGCGATACGACGCATCAATCTCGATGACGCCGAGGGAAAGACGCTGCTGGAATACATCGATCGGGATCGGTACAAAATTCTTCCGAACACGGCGGGATGCTATTCGGCGAAAGAGGCTGTGTTGACGGCGCAGCTCGCGCGCGAACTCTTGGAGACCGATCTCATCAAGCTCGAAGTTATCGGAGACGCGCAGACCCTGTATCCTCACTCGCAGGAAACGCTCCTTGCAGCCGAAGAGCTGGTCAAGCAGGGTTTCACCGTGCTGCCCTACATCGGCGATGACCCCGTGGCGTGCACGCACCTCGAGGAGATCGGCTGCGCCGCGGTCATGCCGTTGGCGGCGCCGATCGGAAGCGGTTTGGGAGTCTGCAATCCCTATTCGATTCGGATCATCAGAGAGCGTACGACCATACCGGTTATCGTCGATGCGGGGGTCGGCACCGCGTCCGATGCGGCGATCGCAATGGAGCTCGGCGTTGACGGATTGCTGATGAATACGGGAATCGGGCTTGCTCGCGATCCCGCGCTGATGGCAGCGGCGATGAAGCACGCCGTGATCGCAGGGCGTGAGGCTTTCTTAGCCGGACGCATGGAGAAGCGCCTGTATGCAAGCGCATCGAGTCCAATGAAGGACCTCATTTCCACGTCGCGGTGA
- a CDS encoding peptide ABC transporter substrate-binding protein, with amino-acid sequence MTRRVHLSLVLAIACAACSAAGERHTSGSQLVFSGLAGEPDSLNPMLSNESDELNFSHLYMSYLIENDDRGNAIGEIAQTVPTLANGGISRDQRTITYHLRRNVRWQDGSPLTAADIVFSYRAIVDRRNNVSSRVGYQEVQAIDARGARTIVVRLRRRFSPFVQYFFGPQGVGAIMPAHLLARYSDLNRIAYNERPIGSGPFKVVRWAHGDSITLVANPLYWRGKPHIERLVYRIIPDPNTRLEVLRTGETDAYFDVDPALLPQLRTISALRIALTPVNDLHVLRFNLRDAILRDVRVRRAIAMAIDRRTLVAAATHGSGLVVDGDQPRNSWAYDGTTSSPRYDPAAARRLIRGRTLELTLAIAPQIINGSPLVSAIIQEDLQRVGIRTIVKQYPSGMFYGQSTAGGVLAGGRYQLAYDAWWVLGSDPDDSRSLSCDQMPPAGVNYSFWCDPRADFATRDALDNAQRSRRASDYAVVQREIVRDLPFFTLWQVRIPDVYRSYVRGIAPAPNGSTFWNAWSWRLASS; translated from the coding sequence ATGACGCGCCGCGTCCATCTTTCGCTGGTCCTGGCCATCGCGTGCGCCGCCTGCTCTGCGGCCGGCGAACGGCATACGTCCGGCTCGCAACTCGTCTTCAGCGGCCTCGCCGGCGAGCCCGATTCGTTGAATCCGATGCTCTCCAACGAATCCGACGAGCTCAACTTCAGCCATCTCTACATGTCATATCTGATCGAGAACGACGATCGCGGCAATGCGATTGGCGAAATCGCTCAGACGGTGCCGACCTTGGCCAACGGCGGCATCTCGCGCGATCAGCGAACGATCACCTATCATCTCCGTCGCAACGTCCGCTGGCAGGATGGATCCCCCTTGACTGCGGCGGACATCGTCTTCTCCTATCGCGCAATCGTCGACCGTCGAAATAACGTATCCTCGCGCGTCGGCTATCAGGAAGTGCAGGCGATCGACGCGCGTGGCGCGCGAACGATCGTAGTCCGCTTACGCCGGCGATTCTCTCCCTTCGTGCAGTATTTCTTTGGGCCGCAAGGGGTCGGCGCGATCATGCCGGCGCATCTTCTTGCGCGCTACTCCGACTTGAACCGCATCGCCTATAACGAGCGGCCAATCGGCTCGGGTCCGTTCAAGGTGGTTCGTTGGGCGCACGGGGACAGCATCACGTTGGTTGCCAATCCGCTCTACTGGCGCGGGAAACCCCACATCGAGCGCCTGGTCTATCGGATTATCCCCGATCCGAATACTCGGCTCGAAGTTCTCCGCACCGGCGAAACCGACGCTTACTTCGACGTCGATCCTGCGCTCTTGCCGCAGCTGCGAACGATTTCCGCGCTTCGCATCGCGCTCACGCCGGTCAACGACTTGCACGTTTTGCGGTTTAACCTTCGCGACGCGATCCTGCGCGACGTCCGCGTTCGCCGTGCGATCGCGATGGCAATCGATCGCCGGACGCTCGTTGCGGCTGCGACGCACGGAAGCGGCCTCGTCGTCGACGGCGATCAACCGCGCAACAGTTGGGCATACGACGGCACGACGTCCTCGCCGAGGTACGATCCCGCGGCGGCACGGCGGCTCATCCGCGGACGTACGTTGGAGCTGACGCTTGCCATCGCGCCGCAGATCATCAACGGCTCGCCGTTAGTGAGCGCCATCATTCAAGAAGACTTGCAGCGCGTGGGCATCCGAACCATCGTCAAGCAGTATCCCAGCGGCATGTTCTACGGTCAGTCCACGGCGGGCGGCGTCCTCGCCGGCGGCCGCTACCAACTCGCATACGACGCATGGTGGGTTCTGGGCAGCGATCCCGACGACTCGCGAAGTCTAAGCTGCGATCAAATGCCGCCGGCGGGCGTGAACTACTCGTTCTGGTGCGACCCGCGTGCCGATTTCGCCACGCGCGACGCGCTCGACAACGCTCAGCGGAGCCGGCGTGCATCCGACTACGCGGTTGTCCAGCGCGAGATCGTTCGCGATCTCCCGTTTTTCACGCTTTGGCAAGTTCGGATTCCCGACGTCTACCGAAGCTACGTTCGCGGGATCGCTCCGGCTCCGAACGGCTCCACGTTCTGGAACGCCTGGTCGTGGCGCCTGGCGTCATCGTGA
- a CDS encoding peroxiredoxin, producing MLGEGDRLPAVTLLDDQGGSVTTTDLLGAPLVLYFYPKDDTPGCTTEASQFRDLFEQFEKKKARIVGVSRDSVESHQRFKKKFSIPFTLLADTESQLYKALGVNGRSTFLLDESGRIVKVWPKVNVNEHADEVLASLP from the coding sequence ATGCTTGGCGAAGGCGATCGGCTTCCCGCCGTCACCCTGCTTGACGATCAAGGCGGCTCGGTCACGACGACCGATTTGCTCGGAGCACCCCTGGTTTTGTATTTCTACCCGAAGGACGACACGCCCGGATGCACCACCGAGGCGTCCCAGTTCCGCGATCTGTTCGAGCAGTTCGAAAAGAAAAAGGCGCGCATCGTCGGTGTCAGCCGCGACTCCGTGGAATCGCATCAACGTTTCAAGAAGAAATTTTCCATCCCGTTCACCTTGCTCGCGGATACAGAATCGCAGCTTTATAAAGCGTTGGGCGTCAATGGCCGCTCGACGTTTCTCCTCGACGAAAGCGGTCGAATCGTCAAGGTGTGGCCGAAGGTCAACGTCAACGAGCATGCGGACGAGGTGCTCGCATCGTTGCCCTGA
- a CDS encoding MBL fold metallo-hydrolase has translation MKSRNAAVLFDIGSGSAGKLRLAVDYTDLDAILITHMHADHFFDLVPLRYALKYGERRADRLPLWLPPGGCDALDALRRAVSVDAPADFFDGIFAVREYEPSEPIMVKDIQLHLRRTRHYVQAYAVRAECCETSLTYSADTAPSDDVVDFARSSSLFLCEAALGLGSEEGERGHSSAWEAGEMAHQARVRRLLLTHYPARDSAQSLVEAAQSRYEGAVSAADDGIKLDI, from the coding sequence GTGAAGAGCCGCAACGCGGCCGTGCTCTTCGACATTGGCTCCGGCTCCGCGGGGAAGCTGCGCCTCGCGGTCGACTATACGGACCTTGATGCGATTCTCATCACCCACATGCATGCCGACCACTTCTTCGATCTCGTACCCTTGCGCTACGCGTTGAAGTATGGCGAGCGCCGAGCGGATCGGCTCCCGCTCTGGCTTCCGCCGGGTGGGTGCGACGCGTTGGATGCGCTGCGCCGCGCGGTCTCCGTCGATGCGCCGGCCGATTTTTTTGACGGCATCTTCGCGGTTCGCGAGTACGAGCCGTCGGAACCGATAATGGTCAAGGATATTCAGCTGCACTTGCGCAGGACACGGCATTACGTGCAGGCCTACGCGGTGCGCGCCGAGTGCTGCGAGACGAGCCTAACGTATTCCGCAGATACGGCACCATCCGACGATGTTGTCGATTTCGCTCGCTCGAGTTCGCTCTTTCTTTGTGAGGCCGCTCTGGGGTTGGGCAGCGAGGAAGGCGAACGGGGACATTCTTCAGCCTGGGAAGCAGGCGAGATGGCGCATCAGGCGCGGGTGCGGCGGCTCCTGCTCACGCACTATCCCGCGCGAGATTCCGCGCAATCACTCGTCGAGGCCGCGCAGAGCCGCTACGAAGGTGCGGTGAGTGCGGCCGACGACGGCATCAAGCTCGACATCTAG
- a CDS encoding orotate phosphoribosyltransferase yields MEHLGLSELTWLRKIIAERALTRGDYVLAGGARSDYYIDKFRLFSDPHVLRRIARLFAPIIADVRPDLVAGTELGGVVIATAVSQLTGIPMVAVRKKPKAYGAFANDYVEGPYSAGQHVLLLEDVVTNGHDLLAAATRLRELGLTVTPYAVISRGLAPVRAIIQFSLPSDDPKTEN; encoded by the coding sequence ATGGAGCATCTAGGGCTCAGCGAGCTGACGTGGTTGCGCAAGATCATTGCCGAGCGAGCATTGACCCGCGGCGACTATGTTCTGGCCGGAGGCGCGCGAAGCGATTACTATATCGACAAGTTTCGGCTCTTCTCCGATCCGCACGTGTTGCGGCGCATCGCGCGGCTCTTCGCGCCGATCATCGCGGACGTTCGTCCCGACCTGGTCGCCGGCACCGAACTCGGTGGGGTCGTCATCGCGACCGCCGTCTCGCAACTGACGGGCATTCCAATGGTCGCCGTACGAAAGAAGCCCAAAGCGTACGGCGCCTTCGCCAATGATTACGTGGAAGGGCCGTACAGCGCTGGTCAACACGTCTTGTTGCTTGAGGACGTCGTCACGAACGGGCACGATTTGCTCGCCGCGGCGACGCGTCTGCGCGAGCTAGGATTGACCGTAACGCCCTACGCAGTGATTAGCCGCGGCCTCGCGCCGGTACGCGCGATTATCCAATTCTCGCTGCCCTCCGACGACCCGAAGACGGAGAACTAA
- a CDS encoding peptide ABC transporter substrate-binding protein, giving the protein MTGSRAGRVFSGLACAAILAGCTKVTSGMGSMRHSWTQAGVLRIAIATDIKTLNPLLNSDTADVFVDRLMFEPLVTADSKGNPLPMLAAQVPTQANGGISRDGRTITYHLRRGVRWTDGVPVTSRDVQWSWQAIMNPNNDVISRHGYDDVAAADTPNPLTLVVHLKRPFAPFVDTFFAESDQPYMVAPAHVLAAYPNINQLAFNSKPAVSDGPFKFAAWSRGDHISLTRNDGFFMGRPALDQVVVKTVPDEDTAINLLRTHAIDFIFQASIENYQTLRSVRDIRIVWVNVNGYSYVQFNVSRPLLADPRVRRAIAYAVDKSELVRTLAFGTQSVATTDIPNWMWAYNPQIRNYPHDPAEARALLREAGWSPGPDGIMRKDGEPLTLVIVTNNSSVTRRREALEVQAMLREAGIDSEIKSYPADVLFAPAGMGGILQLGKFDMSVSGWYAGVDPDDSTQFTCENFPPGGYNYSRYCDPQMQVAQRIALTRYDRASRKSAYDRIAELLMRDNPALFVYWLRQMEPVSVDFRGFDPNPVVESWNAWQWSI; this is encoded by the coding sequence GTGACCGGGTCTCGCGCCGGCCGCGTCTTTTCGGGATTGGCCTGTGCGGCAATTCTTGCGGGGTGCACGAAAGTCACGAGCGGAATGGGGTCGATGCGGCATTCCTGGACGCAGGCCGGCGTGCTGCGCATAGCAATCGCGACCGATATCAAGACGCTCAATCCGTTACTCAACTCCGACACCGCCGATGTTTTTGTCGATCGCCTCATGTTCGAACCGCTGGTCACGGCCGATTCGAAGGGCAATCCATTGCCGATGCTGGCAGCGCAGGTTCCGACGCAAGCCAATGGAGGGATAAGTCGAGACGGCCGCACGATTACGTATCATCTTCGCCGGGGCGTTCGATGGACCGACGGCGTGCCGGTAACTTCACGGGACGTTCAGTGGTCGTGGCAGGCGATTATGAATCCAAACAACGACGTGATTTCTCGTCACGGGTACGACGACGTCGCTGCCGCCGACACGCCGAATCCTCTCACGCTCGTCGTGCACTTGAAACGACCGTTCGCACCGTTCGTCGATACGTTCTTTGCCGAAAGCGACCAGCCGTATATGGTGGCGCCCGCCCACGTGCTCGCCGCCTATCCGAATATTAATCAGCTTGCGTTCAATAGCAAGCCCGCCGTCAGCGATGGCCCGTTCAAATTTGCCGCCTGGTCCCGCGGAGACCACATATCGTTAACGCGAAACGACGGTTTTTTTATGGGACGGCCGGCGCTGGATCAGGTCGTAGTTAAGACCGTTCCCGACGAGGACACGGCGATTAACTTGCTGCGCACTCATGCTATTGACTTCATCTTCCAGGCATCGATCGAGAACTACCAGACGTTGCGTTCGGTCCGCGACATTCGCATCGTTTGGGTCAACGTCAACGGCTACTCCTACGTCCAATTCAACGTGAGCCGGCCTCTTCTGGCAGATCCGCGCGTGCGTCGCGCCATTGCCTACGCCGTTGATAAATCCGAGCTTGTGCGAACCCTAGCGTTCGGGACGCAAAGCGTGGCCACGACCGACATTCCGAATTGGATGTGGGCCTATAATCCACAGATCCGTAACTACCCGCACGACCCTGCCGAGGCACGCGCCCTCCTGCGCGAAGCGGGCTGGAGCCCGGGGCCGGACGGAATCATGCGCAAGGACGGAGAGCCGCTCACCCTCGTCATCGTGACGAACAATTCGAGCGTTACCAGGAGACGTGAGGCACTCGAGGTGCAGGCGATGCTTCGCGAAGCAGGCATCGATTCCGAAATAAAATCGTATCCCGCCGACGTGCTCTTTGCTCCAGCCGGAATGGGAGGCATTCTCCAGCTCGGTAAATTCGACATGTCGGTGAGCGGATGGTATGCAGGCGTCGATCCCGACGATAGCACCCAGTTCACGTGCGAAAACTTTCCGCCGGGGGGCTACAACTATTCGCGCTATTGCGATCCCCAGATGCAAGTCGCCCAACGAATCGCTCTAACGCGCTACGATCGGGCCTCGCGAAAATCGGCCTACGATCGGATCGCCGAGCTGCTCATGCGCGACAATCCCGCCCTCTTCGTCTATTGGCTGCGCCAGATGGAGCCCGTGAGCGTCGACTTTCGAGGCTTCGATCCGAATCCCGTCGTCGAATCATGGAACGCGTGGCAATGGAGCATCTAG